The genomic segment TGAGATGCAGAATGTTGTTATTTCCTGTAGTATAAAGATTAACCTGCTCCAAATATGGCCTGAAAACATTGTCTAAATGTTCCACGTGGGTTTTTCTCTCCTTGGGATTGATACTTGGGATAGTCTGAaggcttttttcttcaaaaatgtcATTGTTTCCCCTGGTTTCATTGAAAGAATCTGCTGGGAAGTCCAGTGCAAATGTTCTTGTGAGGAAGATGCTAATTGAAGAGGTTGGAGCTCTTGAATCTTCTCGGATGACCTTTCTTCAGGTGAAGTTATCGTTAAAATAAGTTGATGCTTATGTTAAACACGATTAAGtttgtatttttagaaataataagaTACATTTAGTTGTTATCCATCCTGGAACCGGAGACAAAATTCCCTTTAATATCAGGAATACAGCAGCCACCTCACAGGTACCTCTGCACGGCTTTTAGCCGGTGTCGCAGGGAAACAAGTAAAATCCATCACTGAGCATCACAcctacaatttattttcttttacagttgcatttttaaacattttttgtgtGCGTGGTAGGGGGTATTTTAATAAATCGGCCAAGGTTGCCCCTCAGACTGCTGCTTAAGCAAAGCTTTCAGCTGCTCACCATGTGTTTAGACGAAAAGCGCCGTGACGGGCTCGTCAGAATCAGGTTTTAAATCGGGTTTTAAACCGGCTTTAAAACCGGCCCAGTGACCAACCGGGCGGGGCGGGGAAGCGCTTCCGGGTCCGGCCGGGCTGCGCTGTCATGTGACAGAGGCTTAAAGGGGAAGCGGCGGAGCCGTGCGGGTGGGCGCTCAGGGTTGCGGGCTCTGGGTAGCGacttccccccccacccccccccccatcaGGTACGACGGTGGTCTCGCCCCAACCGTTCTCCCTTCCTGGGGCGGGTGGGGGTGGCTTGTACCACTGCGGCTAGGCGGGGGGAGGCGCCCCCCAACACTACGCCTTTCCCCTCCTTCGAGGGGCCGCTGACCGGGCGCCCTCTCGTCTCGCAGGCCCGCGGAGGTGGCGGAGCGCCGGCAAGGCCCCAGCCATGGCCGATGTAAGTGCGGGGGCTTGGGGCGCGGGCGGAGGCCTGTGGGGAGGCCGGGGCGGCGGGAAGGGGGAGCCGCCCGCTGCGGGAACGCGTAACGAGCCGCCGTCTCTGCCCGCAGGACCTGAAGAGGTTTCTGTACAAGAAGCTGCCGAGGTCAGTggtgcggggcggcggggcctgCCCGGCTCGTCGggctttttgggggggggggcggctcTTTTTGTTGATTAAACGAGCTGGAGGTGAAGGCAGCTCAGCCTGGCAGGGGCTCCTTTGGGAAGGACTGAAGTTCCGCCATGGGGAGTGAGCAAAACATCCCTCCTGACACGGCTGGTCATCCGGGATCATCCCCTCAAACAGCCACGGACCGGGCGTGTGTGTGAATACAGCCAGCCGGGCGCTTGTTAAGTGAGAACAACCATCAAAGGCTCTTCCTTGAGAAATTACATTTGATTAGTAGTTCTTTCTGAAGTGGAAAGTTCCGTGTGTTTTTCTATATCtcttctatatttctatatatttcttctatcttttcttctatatttctgtgtatctcttctatttttctatCTATTTTTCTATACTCTTAttgtatatttctttttctactgcTCCAAGAAACCACCTATACCAAACAGTACAAGTccatttcagtaaaatattaaCTCAGTGAACACATCACATTTTCCATATTCCCCCCCTGCCTTTAATTATTTGTTCAAAATAATCTTTGCTACGAgttattctggttttaaaacGGTCTCCCCGTTTTTTGCAGTGTTGAAGGTCTTCACGCTATTGTGGTCTCAGATAGAGACGGCGTCCCTGTTATCAAAGGTAACTTCGACTTCTTACTGTGCCCTGCGACCGAAATCCTGATTGAACAGCAGAGGGTGGACATGTACAACAGAATCTTCTCTGGTTACGCCCAATAGCTGAATATCCGAAGCTGAGGAATTAAATTAGATTTCTATTTTAAGTTCAATAGTTGGCTCTGTATCTCTTTGAATTTATCCCTGTATTTGTGTGCATGCAGTGTCCTCAATAATTGCAGGTGACAAGTTTTCCTTGGTGAATAGTGTTGGACTGGTTGCATCTTCAGGTCACTTGCAGCCTGATACAAAGTCCTAGAGAGAGCTTATCAGTATTGTGTTGACTTGGCTGGTCTGTACTCAGAAGCAGTTGCATCCAACTTTTAtactttgggggtttttttcctttttggtaCTGTAATTTTTATCCTATCTCTGCAGTCTTTGTTTAAGATGTTTTAACATTGTGGGTAAACTAGTTTAAGAGTACTGAAGACTACTGGTTCAAGtcttggagggttttttttaatgtcccaAAGTATTTAAACACCTAGCAGAACTTGCACATCCTCACCTGTTTTCATTCAGGGGACGTGGTGACAGCAATGAATTCAAAAGCTGGAGCTGGTATGAAGAGCAAAGGCCACAGAACCAAAGTGCCTTCAGCACAGGCTGAATATCCTAAAGGAAAAGCCTGTTTCTTATGTGTGCTAGGGAGAACGCTGGGATAATGAGCACTAGTTGTGTACAGAGTATTAAGTGATGCATAGCTCATGAAGATTGTCCTGTACTTGTTGCGGAAGTGTGTAAGATGTGTTATGGTTCCCCGGCACCAGCACTGAGCTGGATAAGGAGCTGTGATACAGCCAGACATATCTTGTAAAAATACCTTCTTGTTTTATTCCAGTTGCCAATGATAACGCTCCAGAACATGCACTGCGACCTGGCTTTCTGTCCACCTTTGCCCTTGCCACAGATCAGGGCAGTAAACTAGGactttctaaaaacaaaagcatcatCTGCTATTACAATACGTACCAGGTGAGTAACTTCCATGTAGCCTGAGCTGTTCCTGAGCAAGGGAGAGGTGACTTAAACTCTGCTGGATTTCCACTTCACTGCTATTGAAGTATTTTTGTTCTAGTTCTTATATTGCTTACATGGCCAAGCTAAACTTTTGCACTATTTGTCAAGCATCTCTTACATTTCTCAAAACAGAGATGTACTGGTTGAAAAGGGTGAACTTTTATGAACAGGTGGTAATCAGGAATTTGCAGCAGGTACTGCTCATATGGTCTTCAGGATGTTACAAAGGGTTTATGTTCTCTTACAGACAATATTGTTTGTAATTAGTGACATCTAAATTTAAATAAGCACATGCAGCCTATTTCATTGCTCCTCTTGCTGTTAGTATGACTTTGAGGTAAGAAAGCTTTGAAATACCACTCACATTTTTTACAAACTGGTTATTTGTGTCCCGAAATCCACCGTCTACTAAGTTTCTTCTCCTTATCAAGTTCTAGGGGTCTTGAGATCTTTTTATTATGACTGCAGTAAACTGGCCAACTGCTTAGTCCACAgtatctggttttgtttgggaaaCAAATGGGTGAATGAGTTAGTTGACACACATTGAGTACGTTGCTTTGCTTCTCTTGGTGTTAACAGCTTATTGTCATGCTCGAGGTTCCAGTTTCCTGTTAGTGGAAGAAGAGGTACTGCTGTACACAGAATAGCATTTTAAAGCGACAAAACCTGCCTGCCCTCTCGTTACCATGCTCTCCACAGGGTGTTCTGGAGTGATTGCAGGTGAATGATGCTGCAGGACACAGGGCAGAGGGAAACACCAGGCTTTCCACATGCAGCTCCCTGTACTGTGGTGTGAGTTCTCCTGGTGTTTTTAACTCTGAACTTTATGAAGTCGATAACACAGAGaagtcacagaaccacagagtgttagggattggaagggatgaATTTGTGTGCTGGAGCTCTGACATCCAACATGTGTTAGCCGCTGGCTGAACACTGTTCTCTCTCCTTGCAGGTGGTGCAGTTCAATCGCTTACCTTTGGTAGTAAGCTTCATTGCCAGCAGCAACGCCAATACTGGTATGTgttaatgcatattttaaatagtGCAGTATTTTAATACCCGGGTgtttaaataattgaaaatcAATTGCCCAAATTTACGTCAAGGAATATTAACTTTGCTCCT from the Columba livia isolate bColLiv1 breed racing homer chromosome 4, bColLiv1.pat.W.v2, whole genome shotgun sequence genome contains:
- the LAMTOR3 gene encoding ragulator complex protein LAMTOR3, yielding MADDLKRFLYKKLPSVEGLHAIVVSDRDGVPVIKVANDNAPEHALRPGFLSTFALATDQGSKLGLSKNKSIICYYNTYQVVQFNRLPLVVSFIASSNANTGLIVSLEKELTPLFEELRQVVEVS